In Paenibacillus ihbetae, the following are encoded in one genomic region:
- a CDS encoding YqhR family membrane protein, translated as MTEDQFRKDNKVTNPFLYALELGYYAGLIWGAVRWIFYTLKFTRVVPGFLMEPFFKHGFLLTAAGQIAGWLSFIAFSVIAALIYVFLFRKLKGPWPGIIYGVIWWIVLYIALNPWLRFTPPVKKLTWDTNITEFCIFLLWGLFIGYTAAQEFTDERMREPKQVTG; from the coding sequence ATGACCGAAGATCAGTTTCGAAAGGACAACAAGGTGACGAATCCGTTTCTGTACGCCCTGGAGCTGGGGTATTACGCAGGGCTGATTTGGGGAGCGGTAAGGTGGATATTTTATACGCTGAAATTCACGAGGGTGGTGCCGGGCTTCCTGATGGAGCCTTTCTTCAAGCATGGGTTTCTTCTCACCGCGGCCGGGCAAATCGCGGGCTGGCTGTCGTTTATCGCATTCTCCGTCATCGCTGCGCTGATTTATGTGTTTTTATTCCGCAAGCTCAAAGGTCCCTGGCCCGGCATCATTTACGGCGTCATCTGGTGGATCGTGCTGTATATTGCCCTCAACCCTTGGCTCCGGTTTACGCCTCCGGTTAAAAAGCTGACGTGGGATACCAACATAACGGAGTTTTGCATTTTTTTATTATGGGGACTCTTTATCGGTTACACGGCTGCCCAGGAATTTACCGACGAACGGATGCGCGAGCCGAAGCAGGTGACGGGTTAA
- a CDS encoding aspartate kinase translates to MSLYVMKFGGSSVGDTERMKRVAARIVEKQDEGHQCVVVVSAMGDTTDDLIDQAKLLNENPPAREMDMLLTTGEQISISLLSMAIHSLGRKAVSFTGWQAGFRTEAVHGKARITDISPERVHKALDDGNIVIVAGFQGMSEEGEITTLGRGGSDTTAVALAAAISADVCEIYTDVDGVYSTDPRVVKCARKLPEISYDEMLELANLGAAVLHPRAVEYAKHNQVKLVVRSSFNHNEGTVVKEETSMEQGVVVSGIAFDKNVARISILGVADTPGILAQVFGELAKEGIDVDIIVQSGVQNGEADFSFTVSLHDRERALSVIERIRGELPYRDVTSEDNLVKVSIVGAGMVSHPGVAAQMFDVISRQGVSIKMVSTSEIKVSCVIDGSNLEGVVQALHTAYGLDTDQQASIGGPQVRR, encoded by the coding sequence TTGTCATTGTACGTCATGAAATTCGGAGGCAGCTCTGTAGGGGATACAGAACGCATGAAGCGCGTTGCCGCACGAATTGTAGAGAAACAGGATGAAGGCCATCAGTGCGTTGTTGTTGTATCCGCGATGGGGGATACCACCGACGATCTGATTGATCAAGCTAAACTATTAAATGAAAACCCGCCCGCGCGGGAAATGGATATGCTGTTAACGACAGGAGAGCAGATCTCGATCTCGCTCCTCTCGATGGCGATCCACAGCCTGGGGCGCAAAGCTGTATCTTTTACGGGCTGGCAGGCCGGATTCCGGACGGAAGCCGTCCACGGCAAAGCCCGTATTACCGATATATCTCCGGAGCGCGTGCACAAGGCGCTGGATGACGGTAATATCGTCATCGTCGCCGGCTTCCAGGGCATGTCGGAAGAAGGCGAAATCACGACCCTCGGCCGCGGAGGCTCGGATACGACCGCGGTGGCGCTGGCTGCAGCGATTTCGGCCGATGTGTGCGAAATCTACACGGATGTGGACGGCGTATATTCTACCGATCCGCGAGTCGTAAAATGCGCACGGAAGCTCCCTGAAATTTCATACGATGAAATGCTGGAGCTGGCGAACCTCGGGGCAGCGGTGCTTCATCCGCGGGCCGTTGAATACGCCAAGCACAATCAAGTGAAGCTTGTTGTCCGATCAAGCTTTAATCATAACGAGGGAACGGTTGTTAAGGAGGAAACGAGCATGGAACAAGGTGTAGTCGTCAGCGGTATCGCATTTGATAAGAACGTGGCCAGAATCAGCATTTTGGGAGTAGCCGATACCCCGGGCATTCTGGCGCAGGTGTTCGGAGAACTGGCCAAAGAAGGGATCGACGTGGATATCATCGTACAAAGCGGCGTCCAGAACGGGGAAGCAGATTTCTCCTTCACCGTATCCCTGCATGACCGGGAGCGTGCGCTGTCCGTCATCGAACGGATCCGCGGCGAGCTGCCGTACCGCGACGTAACCTCCGAGGACAATCTGGTGAAGGTATCGATCGTAGGCGCAGGCATGGTAAGCCATCCTGGCGTTGCCGCCCAGATGTTTGACGTGATCTCCCGTCAAGGGGTCAGCATCAAGATGGTCAGCACCTCGGAGATCAAAGTATCCTGTGTGATCGACGGAAGTAATCTCGAAGGCGTCGTTCAAGCACTTCATACGGCGTACGGACTGGACACCGACCAGCAGGCCAGCATCGGAGGCCCGCAAGTTCGCCGTTAA
- a CDS encoding DUF1385 domain-containing protein codes for MSQKSTPISYGGQAVIEGVMFGGKHVNVTAVRRKNNEIKFLEVPREDKEWVRKLRKVPLLRGIVSLIDSTIKGSKHLNYSADAFADDSLDPEEREKQKEKEESGWSLSMIIGVAAVSVLSFIVGKLLFTLVPVFVEDFLFGNTFDNYIVHNLIEGIIKLILLLVYLWAISQTPVIKRLFQYHGAEHKVISAYEAGEELTVKNVQKYTRLHYRCGSSFMMLTIVLGVVVYSIVPWDTMTERIIQRIALLPVVLGISFEFLKLTNAMRDIPVLRFLGYPGLWLQLLTTKEPTDDQVEVSIASFNRMRELDAQYENVPVSQSVTGSVLDPAKG; via the coding sequence TTGTCCCAAAAGTCAACCCCGATCAGCTATGGAGGCCAAGCTGTAATCGAAGGCGTTATGTTCGGCGGCAAGCATGTCAATGTAACGGCCGTTCGTCGCAAGAATAACGAGATCAAGTTTCTAGAGGTGCCTCGCGAGGATAAGGAATGGGTACGGAAGCTGCGGAAGGTTCCGCTTCTTCGCGGCATCGTCAGTCTGATAGATTCAACCATCAAGGGCTCGAAGCATCTGAACTACTCCGCAGATGCATTCGCTGATGACAGCCTGGACCCGGAAGAGCGCGAGAAGCAGAAGGAGAAGGAAGAGTCCGGCTGGAGCCTGAGCATGATCATCGGCGTTGCCGCGGTCAGCGTGCTGTCCTTTATCGTCGGCAAGCTGCTCTTTACCCTCGTGCCGGTTTTTGTTGAAGATTTCTTATTTGGTAATACATTTGATAACTATATCGTGCATAACCTGATTGAAGGTATCATTAAATTGATCCTGCTTCTTGTCTACCTATGGGCGATCTCCCAGACGCCGGTCATCAAGCGGCTGTTCCAGTATCACGGTGCCGAGCACAAAGTGATCAGCGCATATGAGGCCGGTGAAGAGCTCACCGTCAAGAACGTGCAGAAGTATACGAGACTGCACTACCGTTGCGGCAGCAGCTTCATGATGCTGACCATCGTACTGGGTGTCGTTGTATATTCGATCGTCCCATGGGATACGATGACAGAACGGATTATCCAGCGAATCGCTCTTCTTCCGGTCGTGCTCGGCATATCATTTGAATTCTTGAAGCTTACCAACGCCATGCGGGATATTCCCGTCCTCCGTTTCCTCGGTTATCCCGGGCTGTGGCTGCAGCTGCTCACAACGAAGGAGCCGACGGACGATCAAGTCGAAGTATCCATCGCATCCTTTAACAGAATGCGTGAATTAGATGCCCAATACGAGAATGTTCCCGTGTCGCAATCTGTGACAGGAAGTGTGCTGGATCCCGCGAAAGGGTGA
- a CDS encoding YqhV family protein — MLDKFVASMATLRLFSGSLEIVAAIVMLRLNQVDKALAVNSALAFTGPLILILTTTIGLVGMADKLSWGKIGWILCGVTCLLYGVLKK; from the coding sequence ATGCTGGACAAGTTCGTCGCCAGCATGGCAACGCTTCGGCTGTTCTCGGGCAGCCTCGAGATCGTGGCTGCGATTGTCATGCTTCGCCTGAACCAAGTAGATAAGGCGCTCGCCGTCAATTCCGCGCTAGCGTTTACCGGCCCGCTCATTCTGATCCTTACCACGACAATCGGGCTTGTAGGCATGGCGGATAAGCTGTCATGGGGGAAGATCGGCTGGATATTGTGCGGGGTAACCTGCCTCTTATACGGAGTCTTGAAAAAATGA
- a CDS encoding patatin-like phospholipase family protein, producing the protein MQINAVFEGGGVKGISLAGAVKAAEMAGIEFSRVAGTSSGSIVASVLAAGYRADEIRQIIEETPFHTFLQRAPVFNAKIIGPALRVLIKKGLYSGEALENWIRKILLDKGIFTFSDIPAGKLYIVASDITNGRLLVLPDDLRQYGINPATFPVAKAVRMSCSIPYFFDPVILRLIGRAAKGKAFAEQFVYIVDGGLLSNFPLWLFDRESKGGPKPLPVLGFQMVGKNSNSPHEIDGPFSMLTAMFETMLSAHDERYIEQQNRSRTIKIPTLGIGTTHFHLTKEESMNLYNSGLTAGTQFFSRWKPEQS; encoded by the coding sequence ATGCAGATCAATGCGGTTTTTGAAGGTGGAGGCGTTAAGGGCATCTCTCTCGCCGGCGCTGTCAAAGCAGCCGAAATGGCGGGGATCGAATTTAGCCGCGTTGCCGGAACGTCCTCCGGCTCGATCGTCGCGTCCGTGCTTGCAGCAGGGTACCGTGCGGATGAAATCCGGCAGATCATCGAGGAGACCCCATTTCATACCTTTTTGCAGCGCGCACCGGTGTTCAATGCAAAGATCATCGGACCGGCTTTGAGGGTGTTGATCAAGAAGGGGCTGTATTCAGGCGAAGCGCTGGAGAACTGGATCCGAAAAATTCTGCTGGACAAAGGCATATTCACCTTCTCCGATATTCCGGCCGGAAAGCTTTACATCGTAGCTTCGGATATTACGAACGGCAGGCTGCTGGTCCTGCCGGACGATTTGCGCCAATACGGCATTAATCCGGCGACGTTTCCGGTGGCCAAAGCGGTGCGGATGAGCTGCAGCATTCCCTATTTTTTCGATCCGGTCATTCTTCGGCTCATTGGCAGAGCAGCTAAAGGGAAAGCGTTCGCCGAGCAATTTGTATATATCGTAGACGGGGGACTTCTTAGCAATTTTCCGCTGTGGCTGTTCGATCGCGAATCGAAGGGAGGTCCGAAGCCATTGCCGGTGCTGGGCTTTCAGATGGTGGGGAAGAACAGCAATTCTCCGCATGAGATCGACGGCCCCTTCAGCATGCTGACGGCGATGTTTGAGACGATGCTGTCGGCGCATGATGAGCGGTATATCGAGCAGCAAAACCGCAGCCGCACCATCAAAATTCCGACCCTCGGCATCGGGACGACCCATTTCCACCTGACCAAGGAAGAGAGCATGAACCTGTACAACTCAGGCTTGACGGCAGGCACGCAGTTCTTCTCCAGATGGAAGCCGGAGCAGTCATAG
- a CDS encoding M24 family metallopeptidase: MSSKRVAGLREKLEAKGLSAMLIGSPINRRYLTGFTGSAGYVLITKEQSYLLTDFRYMTQAPQQATGFKVIEHGAKVMDTVKELLQSEGIASLGFEQDHVTYGVYSGYTEQLAPISLVPVSGLVEELRIIKDAEELKIMQRAADLADETFSHVLTLLKAGKTEREIDLEMEMFMRSRGATSSSFDTIVASGERSALPHGVASDRVIQGNEFVTFDFGALLDGYCSDLTRTVALGSPDPKLKEIYDIVLEAQLHALAHIKPGMTGREADALARDIITRYGYGEYFGHSTGHGLGMEVHESPRLSKASDDILKPGMVVTVEPGIYLPGLGGVRIEDDIVITETGIQILTSSSKDYTVL, from the coding sequence ATGAGCAGCAAACGAGTAGCAGGACTGCGCGAGAAGCTCGAGGCCAAAGGCTTGTCGGCCATGCTGATCGGAAGCCCGATCAACCGCAGATATTTGACAGGGTTTACGGGATCTGCAGGATATGTGCTGATCACGAAGGAACAGTCGTATCTGCTGACGGATTTCCGTTACATGACGCAGGCTCCGCAGCAAGCGACCGGCTTTAAGGTCATTGAGCACGGAGCGAAGGTTATGGATACCGTAAAAGAACTGCTTCAATCCGAAGGCATTGCCTCGCTCGGTTTCGAGCAGGACCATGTTACATACGGAGTATATTCCGGTTATACGGAGCAGCTTGCACCGATCAGCCTCGTTCCGGTATCGGGACTGGTGGAGGAGCTCCGTATCATCAAGGATGCCGAGGAATTGAAGATCATGCAGCGCGCTGCCGATTTGGCCGATGAAACGTTCAGCCATGTGCTGACCTTGCTGAAAGCGGGCAAAACCGAGCGCGAAATCGATCTGGAGATGGAAATGTTCATGCGCAGCCGCGGCGCGACTTCCTCCTCCTTCGACACCATCGTCGCTTCCGGGGAACGCTCTGCGCTTCCCCACGGCGTTGCCAGCGACCGGGTGATTCAAGGCAATGAGTTCGTCACCTTTGATTTTGGCGCGCTCCTGGATGGATACTGCTCGGATTTGACCCGGACGGTAGCCCTCGGCAGCCCCGATCCGAAGCTGAAGGAGATCTACGACATCGTGCTCGAAGCGCAGCTGCATGCGCTTGCGCATATCAAGCCGGGCATGACGGGACGCGAGGCCGATGCGCTGGCGCGCGACATCATTACCCGGTACGGATACGGCGAGTATTTCGGGCACAGCACGGGACATGGACTGGGCATGGAGGTTCATGAATCGCCGCGACTGTCCAAGGCGAGCGACGATATTCTGAAGCCGGGCATGGTCGTTACGGTGGAGCCTGGCATTTACCTGCCGGGTCTCGGCGGCGTGCGCATTGAAGATGATATCGTAATCACGGAAACGGGTATTCAAATATTGACAAGCTCGTCCAAAGATTACACCGTGCTCTAA
- the efp gene encoding elongation factor P, translating into MISVNDFKTGLTVEVDGDIFTVLDFQHVKPGKGAAFVRSKLKNLRNGNTVEKTFRAGETIGRAQIDNRGVQYLYASGQEHVFMDNETYDQFSLTSEQLEWELNFLKENMNVNIISYQGEILGINLPNSVELKVVETEPGIKGNTATGATKNAKVETGLNVQVPLFINEGDVLLIDTREGKYISRA; encoded by the coding sequence GTGATTTCAGTCAATGATTTTAAAACAGGATTAACCGTAGAAGTGGATGGCGATATTTTTACCGTTTTGGATTTTCAGCATGTAAAGCCAGGTAAAGGCGCCGCTTTCGTACGCTCCAAATTGAAGAACTTGCGCAACGGCAACACGGTGGAAAAAACGTTCCGTGCCGGCGAAACGATCGGACGCGCGCAAATCGACAACCGCGGCGTGCAGTACTTGTATGCAAGCGGACAGGAGCATGTGTTCATGGATAACGAAACCTATGACCAGTTCAGCTTGACCAGCGAGCAGCTGGAATGGGAACTGAATTTCCTGAAGGAAAACATGAACGTTAACATCATCAGCTATCAGGGAGAAATTCTCGGGATCAACCTGCCGAACAGCGTCGAGCTGAAGGTAGTGGAAACCGAGCCGGGAATTAAAGGTAACACAGCGACAGGCGCTACGAAAAATGCGAAGGTGGAAACAGGCCTCAATGTGCAGGTTCCGCTGTTCATCAACGAAGGCGATGTGCTTCTGATCGATACCCGTGAAGGAAAATACATCTCCCGCGCATAA
- the spoIIIAB gene encoding stage III sporulation protein SpoIIIAB, with product MLKLIGALLVIGAGTLAGFYQAQQFAVRPRQLRELILALQRLETEISYGFTPLPDALERISASLRDPLKSLFAQAAQYMRPDYGLSAQDSIRKALEDYWKRTSMRNAEREVMEQLSGVLGTSDRQDQMKHIALAAQQLKHEEEAAREDQAKYEKMSKSLGLLIGALIVILIF from the coding sequence ATGCTTAAACTGATAGGTGCTTTGCTCGTCATTGGTGCAGGAACGCTGGCAGGCTTTTATCAGGCCCAGCAGTTCGCGGTCAGACCAAGGCAGCTTCGGGAGCTGATATTGGCGCTACAGCGGCTTGAAACCGAGATCAGCTATGGCTTTACGCCGCTTCCGGACGCACTGGAACGAATCAGCGCCTCTCTCCGGGACCCTCTGAAATCCTTGTTTGCCCAAGCCGCGCAGTATATGAGGCCGGATTACGGCTTATCGGCTCAGGACAGCATACGCAAAGCTCTGGAGGATTACTGGAAGCGGACTTCCATGAGAAACGCCGAAAGGGAAGTGATGGAACAGCTCAGCGGCGTACTTGGCACCAGTGACAGGCAGGACCAGATGAAGCATATTGCGCTGGCCGCCCAGCAGCTGAAGCATGAAGAAGAGGCGGCAAGGGAGGACCAGGCGAAATATGAAAAAATGAGCAAGAGTCTGGGGCTGTTAATTGGAGCATTGATCGTCATTTTGATCTTTTAG
- a CDS encoding family 10 glycosylhydrolase, which translates to MKLRRWLLVLMMLLLCLPSVVSTAQAKSSGISIQLDGVKLDSDVSPYILPKVNVTMVPTRVISEGLGASVAWEQSKRTVTIRKDGNTLQLTSGKTSALVNGSAVALDASVQIKQNRVMVPLRFISENLGLKVEWNQSAQRISLFSGPVVAPPPVSTVDEVRGAWISTVFNLDWPSPKSTSEQQKAEYIELLDSLQEVGINTVYVQVRPAGDALYPSELVPWSKVLTGIQGTDPGYDPVAFMVEETHKRNMEFHAWFNPFRANTDVLTASLDPSHVALSHPDWIVNTGKQLYINPGIPDARQHIIDTIMEVVDRYDIDGVHLDDYFYPSNTAFKDDAAYRLYNDGSYTNIGDWRRANINDFVAALDQSIHESKPGVEFGISPFGVWRNASVDKTGSDTKAGVTAYDSMYADVRAWIQNGWIDYVAPQIYWSMSNATVDYDKLVDWWVNEVKGTGVDLLIGHAPYKLGTSEVGWQSASEIINQLKYNRGFSEIKGSIFFRAENILSNPLGFKEQLQSYYK; encoded by the coding sequence CAGCTGGACGGCGTGAAGCTGGACAGTGACGTATCCCCGTACATACTGCCTAAAGTGAATGTGACGATGGTTCCGACCCGGGTCATCAGCGAAGGACTTGGCGCTTCGGTCGCTTGGGAACAATCCAAACGGACGGTAACGATTCGTAAAGACGGCAACACCCTGCAGCTGACCTCGGGCAAAACCTCCGCATTGGTGAATGGTTCAGCGGTTGCGCTGGACGCTTCGGTGCAGATCAAGCAGAACCGCGTCATGGTACCGCTCCGATTCATCAGCGAGAATCTCGGCTTGAAGGTCGAGTGGAACCAATCGGCGCAGCGGATTTCGCTCTTCTCGGGCCCGGTGGTTGCTCCCCCGCCCGTTTCGACGGTGGATGAAGTAAGGGGAGCCTGGATTTCGACGGTATTTAATCTCGACTGGCCGTCGCCTAAGAGCACGAGCGAACAGCAAAAAGCAGAATATATCGAGCTCCTGGATTCTCTCCAGGAAGTCGGCATTAACACCGTATACGTTCAGGTCCGGCCGGCCGGGGATGCACTGTATCCATCAGAGCTGGTACCTTGGTCCAAGGTACTGACCGGTATACAAGGCACGGACCCGGGCTATGATCCGGTTGCATTCATGGTCGAGGAGACGCACAAACGGAATATGGAATTCCATGCGTGGTTTAACCCCTTCCGGGCCAACACCGACGTGTTGACCGCGTCGCTGGATCCGTCCCATGTCGCGCTTTCTCATCCGGATTGGATCGTAAACACCGGCAAGCAGTTATATATCAATCCGGGGATTCCGGATGCTCGTCAGCATATCATTGATACGATCATGGAAGTGGTTGACCGTTATGATATCGATGGGGTTCATCTGGACGATTACTTTTATCCGTCCAATACGGCCTTTAAAGACGATGCCGCGTACCGCTTGTACAATGATGGTTCTTATACGAACATCGGCGACTGGCGGCGGGCGAACATTAATGATTTCGTCGCTGCATTGGACCAATCGATACACGAGTCCAAGCCGGGCGTCGAATTCGGCATCAGCCCGTTCGGGGTGTGGAGAAACGCCTCCGTGGATAAGACAGGGTCCGATACAAAGGCGGGCGTGACGGCCTACGACAGCATGTATGCCGATGTTCGAGCCTGGATCCAGAACGGCTGGATCGATTATGTTGCCCCGCAGATCTACTGGAGCATGAGCAATGCGACGGTCGATTACGATAAGCTGGTAGACTGGTGGGTGAACGAGGTGAAAGGCACGGGCGTCGATCTGCTGATCGGTCATGCCCCATACAAGCTCGGCACGTCCGAGGTCGGATGGCAGAGCGCATCGGAAATCATCAACCAGTTGAAGTACAATCGAGGATTTTCTGAAATCAAAGGCAGCATCTTCTTCCGTGCGGAGAACATTTTAAGCAATCCGTTAGGCTTTAAAGAGCAATTGCAATCCTATTATAAGTGA
- the aroQ gene encoding type II 3-dehydroquinate dehydratase: protein MKTIWVINGPNLNLLGFREPGIYGSLSLQAIEDNLRKQADAAGIGITFFQSNHEGAIIDRIHEAIGQADGILLNPGALTHYSYAVRDAVSSARIPTVEVHLSNIHAREEFRHTSVIAPVAAGQIAGFGAASYTLGLSALLQILETGEA from the coding sequence ATGAAAACCATATGGGTGATAAACGGACCGAATTTAAACCTGCTCGGCTTCCGGGAACCGGGGATATACGGTTCGCTCAGCCTGCAGGCGATCGAGGATAATTTGCGCAAGCAAGCGGATGCTGCGGGGATCGGTATTACCTTCTTTCAGTCTAACCACGAGGGTGCGATCATTGACCGGATCCATGAAGCGATCGGGCAGGCGGATGGAATACTGCTGAATCCGGGCGCGCTGACGCATTACAGCTACGCTGTGCGCGATGCGGTCAGCTCGGCGCGGATTCCCACCGTGGAGGTTCATCTTTCGAACATTCATGCAAGGGAAGAATTCCGTCATACTTCCGTCATTGCGCCTGTTGCCGCCGGTCAAATCGCGGGCTTCGGCGCGGCCAGCTACACGCTGGGCTTGTCAGCCCTTTTACAAATTCTGGAGACCGGGGAGGCATAG
- the spoIIIAA gene encoding stage III sporulation protein AA yields MTLNWLGLFPESVKRMLLNLPSELLEQVEEVRIREERPLEINSQGRYHFLDRRGGLTLRPEEAYKPTREDTHRLLDLISNHSLYTMEEELRKGFITIPGGHRVGLAGRTVLSGGKVEHIRDISGFNVRIAKEIRGAADEMLPHLLDRKRKRVMHTLILSPPQHGKTTLLRDLARQISYGQWGAGAVRWPGMKVGIVDERSEIAGCQRGVPGFDVGPRTDVLDGCPKAEGMMMMIRSMSPDVLIVDEIGRAEDAEAVVEALHAGISVIATAHGSSVQDMRGRPALSGLIENRMFEMYAVLSRSGDTRSFKLYDGGQRTLQSAASGPPGGDAYA; encoded by the coding sequence ATGACTCTGAATTGGCTGGGGCTGTTTCCCGAATCCGTCAAACGAATGCTGCTGAACCTGCCGAGTGAGCTGCTGGAGCAAGTGGAGGAGGTGCGAATCCGGGAGGAGCGCCCTCTCGAAATCAACTCGCAGGGCAGATACCACTTCCTGGATCGCAGAGGCGGATTGACGCTGCGGCCGGAGGAGGCGTACAAGCCGACACGGGAGGATACACACAGGCTGCTGGATCTGATCAGTAATCATTCCCTTTACACCATGGAAGAGGAACTGCGGAAAGGATTCATAACCATCCCCGGCGGGCACCGGGTCGGTCTGGCCGGGCGTACGGTTCTCAGCGGCGGGAAGGTGGAGCATATTCGGGATATCAGCGGCTTTAATGTGCGGATTGCCAAAGAGATTCGCGGGGCGGCCGACGAGATGCTCCCGCATCTGCTGGATCGCAAACGCAAGCGCGTCATGCACACCTTGATCCTCTCCCCGCCTCAGCATGGAAAGACAACGCTGCTTCGGGATCTGGCCCGTCAGATCAGCTACGGCCAGTGGGGGGCAGGCGCCGTTCGCTGGCCCGGCATGAAAGTGGGCATTGTGGACGAACGCTCCGAAATCGCCGGCTGCCAGCGGGGAGTTCCCGGGTTCGACGTCGGTCCAAGGACGGACGTGCTGGACGGCTGTCCCAAAGCCGAGGGCATGATGATGATGATCAGATCCATGTCGCCGGATGTGCTCATCGTGGACGAGATCGGCAGGGCCGAAGATGCGGAGGCGGTCGTCGAGGCGCTCCATGCCGGCATCAGCGTCATCGCCACGGCGCACGGCTCATCCGTTCAGGATATGCGCGGACGGCCGGCGCTGTCGGGACTCATCGAGAACCGAATGTTCGAGATGTACGCGGTGCTCAGCCGCAGCGGGGATACGAGGTCCTTCAAGCTCTATGACGGAGGGCAGCGAACGCTTCAGTCCGCCGCCAGCGGTCCGCCTGGCGGTGATGCCTATGCTTAA